A stretch of the Verrucomicrobiia bacterium genome encodes the following:
- a CDS encoding tRNA (adenosine(37)-N6)-dimethylallyltransferase MiaA, translated as GVAPEWLDACGQEYRFFTRYVQGEISLEEAVRLTNTSLHQYVKRQYTWWRRHSDIHWIGSQDEALQIVKRFLDR; from the coding sequence GGGGTGGCACCGGAATGGTTGGATGCATGCGGACAGGAGTACCGTTTTTTTACCCGTTACGTACAAGGTGAGATTTCCCTGGAAGAGGCGGTGAGGCTGACAAATACAAGCCTTCACCAGTACGTAAAACGGCAATACACATGGTGGCGCAGACACAGTGACATTCACTGGATTGGGAGCCAAGATGAAGCCCTACAAATTGTGAAACGGTTCCTCGATCGCTAA